The following coding sequences are from one Syntrophorhabdus sp. window:
- a CDS encoding sodium:proton exchanger has product MTEQAFYEIALILSLAAVLGAVGMLLRQPLIVAFLATGILAGPAGLSLIQSHGQIELLAQIG; this is encoded by the coding sequence GTGACGGAACAGGCCTTTTATGAGATAGCGCTGATCCTCAGCCTTGCCGCGGTCCTCGGAGCGGTGGGGATGCTGCTGAGGCAGCCCCTTATCGTCGCCTTCCTGGCGACGGGCATTCTCGCCGGTCCCGCCGGCCTTTCCCTTATCCAGAGCCACGGGCAGATAGAGCTCCTGGCACAGATCGGGA